In Rubrobacter radiotolerans DSM 5868, a genomic segment contains:
- a CDS encoding Crp/Fnr family transcriptional regulator, producing the protein MEKNGEHLERSEPGEEARLLSLVDIFDGLEPREVPDFVRECASVAVRKGEVFSTPSDPPEKALFILKRGRVRVFRKGASGREFTLSVLDGGTVFGELDPTERRPRRSYAQAMEPSEVVPLSREDVERLILEKPRVGLRLVNLLFERLALHEQRLEDLGLKEVPARLANVLQELIESQGIRSGSVYKLPTHYTHRHLATMIGANREAVTRAFKVLREYGVVETHRRNIQVRDFDLLERAGEDGFLRESDGNGSDGVS; encoded by the coding sequence ATGGAGAAGAACGGAGAGCACCTGGAGAGGAGCGAACCCGGGGAGGAGGCGAGGCTCCTCTCCCTCGTGGACATCTTCGACGGGCTGGAGCCCCGGGAGGTACCGGACTTTGTCCGCGAGTGCGCGAGCGTGGCCGTAAGGAAGGGCGAGGTCTTCTCGACCCCCTCGGACCCGCCGGAGAAGGCGCTCTTTATCCTTAAGCGCGGCCGGGTGCGGGTCTTCAGGAAGGGCGCTTCGGGGCGGGAGTTCACGCTCTCGGTTCTTGACGGCGGCACCGTTTTCGGGGAGCTCGACCCGACCGAGAGAAGACCGCGCCGGAGCTACGCGCAGGCCATGGAGCCCTCGGAGGTGGTCCCGCTCTCCCGCGAGGACGTGGAGCGGCTTATCCTGGAGAAGCCCCGGGTGGGACTCCGGCTAGTCAACCTGCTCTTCGAGCGGCTCGCGCTCCACGAGCAGCGCCTGGAGGACCTCGGGCTCAAGGAGGTTCCGGCCCGCCTGGCGAACGTGCTGCAAGAGCTTATCGAGAGCCAGGGCATAAGGTCGGGCAGCGTCTACAAGCTTCCGACGCACTACACTCACCGGCACCTGGCGACGATGATCGGGGCGAACCGAGAGGCCGTTACCCGCGCCTTCAAGGTCCTCCGGGAGTATGGCGTGGTCGAGACGCACCGCCGCAACATCCAGGTCCGGGACTTCGACCTTCTGGAGCGCGCGGGCGAGGACGGCTTTCTTCGCGAGAGCGACGGGAACGGCTCCGACGGCGTCAGCTAA
- a CDS encoding FGGY-family carbohydrate kinase: MGRLVLGLDCGLTVTKAVLFDEEGRAVSSAGTRVPQETPRSRWVERDVDALWRASAEAIRSAIEGAGVAPEEIAGVGVTAHGDGLYLLDAEGRPTRKGILSLDSRAHLITERWESEGRFERMLEVTGQVPGPLSPAALLVWVTENEPEVIEHSRWALSCKDVMKMRLTGEVSADPTEASTSFCEVNSQSYSPEALAVYGLEGYESFLAPVVGCEEVAGVVSAEASELTGLAAGTPVVSGLHDVDASAIGIGCLEPGQLAMIAGTASINEVISDRPVTDPRWFARNFVRPGQWMHMSLSLASAGNLEWFVQRLCRADYDGAASRGEDSFAFIEREISAVSQGENEILFLPFLYGSPHGAAASGTFLGMRGWHTRGHMLEAILEGVVFNHRTHVDALRDAFTISEGRLTGGAVRSRRWAQMFADVTGLNVLLTDAEESGALGAAMCAAVGTGVHDSLEEVSSASVRVTETLEPDARSRERLEAKYARYHKAVKALAEVWEAQTMVL; encoded by the coding sequence ATGGGAAGGTTGGTTCTCGGGCTGGACTGCGGCCTTACGGTGACGAAGGCGGTCCTCTTCGACGAAGAAGGACGAGCGGTTTCTTCCGCCGGGACACGCGTGCCGCAGGAGACGCCCCGGTCGCGGTGGGTGGAGCGGGACGTGGACGCGCTCTGGCGGGCCTCGGCGGAGGCGATAAGGTCTGCGATCGAGGGGGCGGGCGTGGCTCCCGAAGAGATCGCAGGCGTAGGTGTAACGGCCCACGGCGACGGTCTGTACCTTCTCGACGCCGAGGGACGTCCGACCCGCAAGGGCATCCTTTCGCTCGACAGCCGGGCGCACCTCATCACCGAGCGGTGGGAGTCGGAGGGGCGTTTCGAGCGGATGCTCGAAGTTACCGGCCAGGTCCCCGGACCTCTCAGCCCGGCGGCGCTGCTCGTCTGGGTAACGGAGAACGAGCCGGAGGTGATCGAGCACTCCCGCTGGGCGCTCTCCTGCAAGGACGTGATGAAGATGCGCCTGACGGGAGAGGTCAGCGCGGACCCGACGGAGGCGAGCACCTCCTTCTGCGAGGTGAACAGCCAGTCCTATTCTCCCGAGGCTCTCGCCGTTTACGGCCTCGAAGGGTACGAGAGCTTTCTTGCGCCGGTCGTGGGGTGCGAAGAGGTGGCGGGCGTCGTCAGCGCCGAGGCTTCGGAGCTTACCGGGCTTGCAGCCGGGACTCCGGTCGTCTCCGGGTTGCACGACGTGGACGCGAGCGCGATCGGCATAGGCTGCCTGGAGCCGGGACAACTCGCGATGATAGCCGGAACGGCAAGCATCAACGAGGTCATCTCCGACCGGCCCGTAACCGACCCCCGCTGGTTTGCGCGCAACTTCGTGCGCCCCGGACAGTGGATGCACATGAGCCTCTCGCTGGCCTCGGCGGGCAACCTCGAATGGTTCGTGCAAAGGCTGTGCCGCGCCGACTACGACGGTGCCGCGAGCCGGGGCGAGGACTCCTTCGCGTTTATCGAGCGGGAGATCTCCGCCGTCTCGCAGGGGGAGAACGAGATCCTCTTTCTCCCGTTCCTCTACGGTTCGCCGCACGGAGCGGCCGCAAGCGGGACGTTCCTCGGGATGCGGGGCTGGCACACAAGAGGGCATATGCTAGAGGCGATCCTGGAAGGCGTGGTCTTCAACCACCGCACGCACGTGGATGCGCTGCGGGACGCCTTCACGATCAGCGAGGGACGGCTCACCGGCGGCGCGGTGCGCAGCCGGAGGTGGGCGCAGATGTTCGCCGACGTTACCGGTCTGAACGTGCTCCTGACCGACGCGGAAGAGTCGGGGGCGCTCGGCGCGGCCATGTGTGCCGCGGTCGGTACCGGAGTTCACGACTCGCTGGAGGAAGTCTCCTCGGCCTCCGTGCGCGTCACGGAGACGCTCGAACCGGACGCGAGGTCCAGAGAGAGACTAGAAGCCAAGTACGCCAGGTACCACAAAGCGGTCAAGGCGCTTGCGGAGGTCTGGGAAGCTCAAACGATGGTGCTCTGA
- a CDS encoding DUF6328 family protein, with protein MDRREGETQREREIRNMDELLQELRVVLPGVQVLFAFLLVVVFSERFDEVSALQRGVYLAALLCTTLAAALLIAPTAQHRVLWRQGARAQRLRIANGLAILGTAFLAAGMGCAIFLVTDVIYGSLAAAVVTGVVVAVFVGLWYALPLYQRLRRR; from the coding sequence GTGGACCGGCGCGAGGGAGAGACCCAGCGGGAGCGGGAGATCCGCAACATGGACGAGCTTCTTCAGGAGCTGCGGGTGGTCCTGCCGGGCGTGCAGGTCCTTTTTGCGTTCCTGCTCGTCGTGGTCTTTTCGGAGCGCTTCGACGAGGTCAGCGCCCTGCAGCGGGGTGTGTACCTCGCCGCGCTTCTGTGTACGACCCTCGCCGCGGCCCTCCTTATCGCGCCCACCGCCCAGCACCGCGTTCTCTGGCGTCAGGGCGCGCGAGCGCAGAGGCTCAGAATCGCCAACGGGCTCGCCATCCTAGGCACCGCCTTCCTTGCGGCCGGGATGGGGTGTGCGATCTTCCTCGTTACCGACGTGATCTACGGCTCCCTGGCGGCGGCGGTCGTTACCGGGGTCGTGGTGGCGGTCTTTGTCGGGCTCTGGTACGCGCTGCCGCTCTACCAGCGGCTGAGAAGGAGGTAA
- a CDS encoding glycerol-3-phosphate dehydrogenase/oxidase, with protein sequence MDEHRTGSSPERSRAVRSLKEPFDVVVVGAGINGCGVAWDAALRGLRVLLVERDDIGSGTSSWSSRLIHGGLKYLEKLDVKLVRESLREREWLLGAAPHLVRPLRMILPFYSGGKHNPFVLEAGMLAYDVLSWDKSLSRHSVWSRRGTLKRVPGLNREGLYGAAAYYDAQVELAERLCVEVALAARSAGATVLNHASVESLEVVNGAVRGVEVEDRLTCERHSVRTRVVFNTAGPWVDRVLRGLEGEPRLIGGTKGSHFIVDRFVGAPSKDALYYEARSDGRPMMVLPWRGQIMIGSTDERFEGGLDDVGPSRNEIEYILDETNAVLPHANLTAEDLLWGYTGVRPLPYTPDGSEGDITRRHAFNDHAPRAAGLVSLLGGKLTTFRQVGEEATDLALKKLGLGKRRSATRRLLLPGAGPVDREVFARTLAETTGLGTSTADRLVGIYGSRARGVAERLLDPAMREVLDEESGLTAGEVAFVMEEEFAETLTDVLARRTVIGIGPTLPDETIERVARAAADHADWSEERTESEVAVYRNRLKRFGIPERSRATA encoded by the coding sequence ATGGACGAACACAGAACAGGGTCATCACCCGAAAGGTCACGAGCGGTCCGGTCCCTGAAGGAGCCTTTCGACGTGGTGGTGGTCGGGGCTGGAATAAACGGCTGCGGGGTAGCCTGGGACGCGGCCCTGAGGGGACTTCGGGTGCTGCTAGTCGAGCGCGACGACATCGGCAGCGGCACGTCGTCATGGTCGAGCCGCCTGATCCACGGGGGCCTCAAGTACCTGGAGAAGCTCGACGTAAAGCTTGTCCGCGAGTCCTTGCGCGAGCGGGAGTGGCTTCTCGGCGCTGCTCCGCACCTCGTCAGGCCGCTTCGGATGATCCTCCCCTTCTACTCCGGCGGCAAGCACAACCCGTTCGTGCTGGAGGCGGGGATGCTCGCCTACGATGTGCTCTCGTGGGACAAATCCCTCTCCCGGCACTCGGTCTGGAGCAGGCGCGGAACGCTCAAAAGAGTCCCCGGTCTGAACCGGGAGGGCCTTTACGGTGCCGCCGCGTACTACGACGCTCAGGTGGAGCTCGCCGAACGGCTTTGCGTCGAGGTGGCTCTTGCGGCCCGAAGCGCGGGAGCGACGGTCCTGAACCACGCAAGCGTCGAGAGCCTTGAGGTAGTAAACGGGGCGGTCCGCGGGGTCGAGGTCGAGGACAGGCTCACCTGCGAGAGGCACTCCGTCCGGACGAGGGTTGTCTTCAACACGGCCGGTCCCTGGGTGGACCGCGTCCTTCGCGGGCTCGAAGGCGAGCCGCGTCTTATCGGCGGCACGAAGGGTTCCCACTTCATTGTGGACCGGTTCGTCGGCGCTCCCTCGAAGGACGCACTCTACTACGAAGCAAGGTCCGACGGCCGTCCGATGATGGTCCTGCCGTGGCGGGGCCAGATCATGATCGGCAGCACGGACGAGCGCTTCGAGGGAGGTCTGGACGACGTCGGTCCGTCGCGGAACGAGATCGAGTACATTCTCGACGAGACGAACGCTGTTCTGCCGCACGCCAACCTGACGGCGGAAGACCTTCTCTGGGGATATACGGGCGTCCGTCCCCTGCCGTACACGCCGGACGGGAGCGAGGGCGACATAACCCGGCGTCACGCCTTCAACGACCACGCACCCCGCGCCGCAGGTCTGGTCTCGCTTCTGGGCGGCAAGCTCACGACGTTCAGGCAGGTTGGCGAAGAAGCCACCGACCTCGCTCTCAAGAAGCTCGGCCTGGGCAAGCGCCGTTCCGCCACCCGGAGGCTTCTGCTCCCCGGAGCAGGGCCTGTAGACAGGGAGGTCTTTGCACGGACGCTGGCCGAGACGACGGGGCTGGGAACGTCTACCGCGGACCGGCTGGTCGGGATCTACGGCTCAAGAGCGCGCGGCGTCGCAGAGCGTCTTCTGGACCCTGCCATGCGAGAGGTCCTTGACGAGGAGTCCGGCCTCACGGCCGGTGAGGTCGCCTTCGTGATGGAAGAGGAGTTCGCCGAAACCCTGACCGACGTTCTGGCCCGGCGCACGGTGATCGGCATCGGACCGACGCTGCCGGACGAGACCATCGAACGAGTCGCCCGGGCGGCGGCGGACCATGCGGACTGGAGCGAAGAAAGAACGGAGAGCGAAGTAGCGGTCTACCGCAACCGCCTGAAGCGTTTCGGCATACCGGAGAGGAGCAGAGCAACGGCATAG
- a CDS encoding Nramp family divalent metal transporter, with amino-acid sequence MSDAVRDAEREAAPSRQAPQGLARSLRYVGPGLVVAATGVGAGDMVSSLSAGTSFGTVLIWAVVIGAVLKYVLTEGLGRWYMSTGRTILEGWRSLGRWATAYFGIYLLIVTFVFGAAAVSSSALAVTALFPGVLPLWAWAVLHGVAGFLIVGYGRYKLFERVMEVFIGIMFVTVVGLAVLLGPNVGELALGTVVPRIPDGSLLYALAVLGGVGGTYTLASYPYWARERGWSRPEWIPVMRVDIAVGYAITAIFMVAMLVIGAELLFASGESIDGESGLVALSEPISARFGGVAAVMFLIGFWAAATSSILGAWNGGAYLFADLVRTARNVPDERAEEYLSEKSVWFRGFLAWMTFPPMVLLALGQPILLVIVYASLGALFMPFLALTLLWLLNSSRTPTEHRSGWLSNLALGGALVLFTVLGINELIGTF; translated from the coding sequence ATGTCTGACGCTGTCAGGGACGCAGAAAGGGAGGCTGCGCCTTCAAGGCAAGCGCCGCAAGGACTTGCAAGGAGCCTCAGGTATGTTGGGCCGGGGCTTGTCGTTGCGGCGACCGGGGTCGGGGCGGGAGACATGGTCTCCTCGCTTTCGGCGGGCACGAGCTTCGGGACGGTGCTTATCTGGGCCGTAGTGATCGGAGCGGTCCTGAAGTACGTTCTGACAGAGGGTCTCGGGCGCTGGTACATGTCGACGGGAAGGACGATCCTCGAAGGCTGGCGCTCGCTCGGACGGTGGGCGACGGCGTACTTTGGGATCTATCTCCTGATCGTCACCTTTGTTTTCGGGGCGGCTGCAGTCTCCTCCTCGGCGCTCGCGGTTACGGCGCTGTTCCCGGGGGTGCTGCCGCTCTGGGCATGGGCCGTCTTACATGGTGTGGCGGGCTTCCTTATCGTCGGCTACGGCCGGTACAAGCTCTTCGAGCGGGTGATGGAGGTCTTTATCGGCATAATGTTCGTTACGGTCGTGGGGCTCGCCGTCCTGCTCGGTCCGAACGTCGGGGAGCTTGCGCTCGGGACGGTCGTGCCGCGGATTCCGGACGGCTCTTTGCTGTACGCGCTCGCCGTTCTTGGCGGTGTCGGAGGAACGTATACGCTCGCCTCGTACCCGTACTGGGCTAGGGAGCGAGGCTGGAGCCGTCCGGAGTGGATACCTGTGATGCGCGTGGACATCGCGGTCGGCTACGCTATAACGGCGATCTTCATGGTCGCGATGCTCGTAATCGGGGCTGAGCTCCTCTTCGCTAGTGGTGAGAGCATAGACGGCGAGTCGGGACTCGTCGCGCTCTCGGAGCCGATCTCGGCCCGCTTCGGCGGGGTTGCCGCAGTGATGTTCCTTATAGGCTTCTGGGCCGCCGCGACGAGCTCGATTCTCGGGGCCTGGAACGGCGGCGCGTACCTCTTTGCCGACCTCGTGAGGACGGCCAGAAACGTCCCCGACGAGCGAGCGGAGGAGTACCTCTCGGAGAAGAGCGTCTGGTTCCGGGGATTTCTGGCGTGGATGACGTTTCCGCCGATGGTCCTGCTCGCGCTCGGGCAGCCGATCCTGCTCGTTATCGTGTACGCCTCGCTCGGGGCGCTCTTCATGCCGTTCCTCGCCCTGACGCTGCTCTGGCTACTGAACTCTTCACGGACCCCCACAGAGCACCGTAGCGGCTGGCTCTCGAACCTCGCGCTCGGCGGGGCGCTCGTGCTCTTCACCGTTCTCGGTATCAACGAGCTGATCGGAACCTTCTGA
- the ggt gene encoding gamma-glutamyltransferase encodes MFRSERTSDGNGRSERPDGGGRSTVYGTKGIVACEHPQAVLAGIRALDAGGTAADACVAMAAAMAVLAPMTTGPGGDAFLLFYEARTGAVIGADGSGRAPGSANAGKLRGSGLREMPERGGLSVTVPGSVRLWEDAVKRFGRLSLSDLLEPARRLAEEGFPVAPVVARYWSVAVDLLRRNEAAARTFLPEGRAPRAGEIFRIPDLARTLAAVIEGGADAFYGGEPASRIVRSVREAGGLVSEKDLTTHRTTLPVEPISTEYQSVTVHELPPPGQGIAAVEILNVLEELDAAGFGPLTAGRVHHEVEAKKLAFRDLFEKVGDPDFVSAPTERLASKEYASELRARIDPERASVPSVAPALGDDTTYLCAVDAEGNGCSFINSVYMGFGSGVVAEGTGVVLQNRGHSFRLVPGHPNELAPGKRPLHTLIPGLITQDGALWATFGNMGGPMQPQGHAQVVSNLVDHRMDPQEAVEHPRHFHDHTNDTLLVEGRLPAGEVEKLRRMGHRVEAGADYIVPVGGAQVIKVGKDGVRSAGSDPRKDGCALAQ; translated from the coding sequence ATGTTCAGAAGCGAGCGCACCAGTGATGGTAACGGGAGGTCGGAGAGGCCTGACGGCGGCGGGCGCTCGACCGTCTACGGCACGAAAGGGATCGTCGCCTGCGAGCACCCGCAGGCGGTGCTCGCCGGGATACGCGCGCTCGATGCCGGCGGGACCGCCGCCGACGCCTGCGTCGCGATGGCCGCCGCGATGGCCGTTCTCGCCCCGATGACGACCGGTCCCGGCGGCGACGCCTTCCTTCTCTTCTACGAGGCGAGAACGGGGGCCGTGATCGGGGCCGACGGTTCCGGCCGCGCTCCCGGCTCCGCCAATGCTGGAAAGCTTCGGGGCTCGGGGCTCCGGGAGATGCCCGAGCGTGGCGGGCTCTCCGTCACCGTCCCGGGATCCGTGAGGCTTTGGGAGGACGCCGTGAAGCGGTTCGGCAGGCTCTCGCTCTCCGACCTCCTGGAGCCGGCGCGCAGGCTCGCGGAGGAGGGTTTTCCAGTCGCGCCCGTCGTGGCGCGCTACTGGTCGGTCGCCGTGGACCTGCTCCGAAGAAACGAGGCGGCGGCACGTACGTTCCTGCCGGAGGGCCGTGCCCCGCGCGCCGGAGAGATCTTCCGGATTCCGGACCTCGCACGCACGCTCGCCGCCGTGATAGAGGGCGGAGCGGACGCGTTCTACGGTGGCGAGCCGGCGAGCCGCATCGTCCGGTCGGTCCGGGAGGCCGGGGGGCTTGTCTCCGAAAAAGACCTCACCACTCACCGGACAACGCTCCCGGTCGAGCCCATCAGCACCGAATACCAGAGTGTTACGGTCCACGAACTCCCGCCGCCGGGACAGGGCATCGCAGCGGTGGAGATACTGAACGTCCTGGAAGAGCTTGATGCGGCGGGCTTCGGGCCGCTCACCGCAGGGAGAGTCCACCACGAGGTCGAGGCGAAGAAGCTCGCCTTCCGAGACCTCTTCGAGAAGGTCGGCGACCCGGACTTCGTCTCCGCACCGACGGAACGGCTTGCGAGCAAGGAGTACGCTTCGGAGCTCCGTGCCCGGATAGACCCGGAGCGGGCGAGCGTTCCGTCTGTGGCCCCGGCGCTCGGAGACGACACGACGTACCTGTGCGCCGTAGACGCTGAAGGGAACGGCTGCTCTTTTATTAACAGCGTATACATGGGCTTCGGGAGCGGGGTCGTCGCCGAAGGAACCGGAGTCGTGCTTCAGAACCGGGGCCACTCCTTCCGGCTCGTCCCCGGACACCCTAACGAGCTTGCCCCCGGTAAGCGTCCGCTGCATACGCTCATCCCGGGCCTCATCACGCAAGACGGCGCGCTCTGGGCGACCTTCGGGAACATGGGCGGCCCGATGCAACCGCAGGGACACGCACAGGTGGTCTCCAACCTTGTAGACCACCGGATGGACCCCCAGGAGGCCGTCGAGCATCCCCGACACTTCCACGACCACACCAACGACACCCTTCTCGTGGAAGGCCGTCTGCCAGCGGGAGAGGTCGAGAAGCTGCGCCGGATGGGACACCGCGTCGAGGCCGGGGCGGACTACATCGTCCCGGTCGGGGGCGCGCAGGTCATAAAGGTCGGCAAGGACGGCGTCCGCTCCGCAGGCAGCGACCCGCGCAAGGACGGCTGCGCGCTGGCGCAGTAG
- a CDS encoding Hsp20/alpha crystallin family protein: protein MLSPFRGFRDMQSEMERMFGEAFGAFGRPSGQRGATQEEWTPAVDVVADEGTDDLVIRAELPGMKRDDVEVTVQDGVLTISGERTESREEKEAGYLLRERRFGSFRRSMTLPEGADESEIKARFEDGVLEVRVKNGAREISEPKRVEIEG, encoded by the coding sequence ATGCTCAGCCCATTCAGAGGTTTCAGGGACATGCAGAGCGAGATGGAGAGGATGTTTGGCGAGGCGTTCGGGGCCTTCGGGCGTCCTTCCGGACAGCGGGGCGCAACGCAGGAGGAGTGGACCCCGGCGGTGGACGTGGTCGCCGACGAAGGCACAGACGATCTCGTGATCCGGGCCGAGTTGCCCGGCATGAAGCGTGATGACGTGGAAGTAACGGTCCAGGACGGGGTGCTCACGATCTCCGGCGAGCGCACCGAGAGCCGGGAGGAGAAGGAGGCGGGCTACCTGCTCAGGGAGCGGCGCTTCGGCTCGTTCCGGCGCAGCATGACCCTCCCCGAAGGCGCCGACGAGAGCGAGATCAAGGCCCGCTTCGAGGACGGCGTCCTTGAGGTCAGGGTCAAGAACGGCGCCCGGGAGATCTCCGAGCCCAAGCGCGTCGAGATAGAGGGGTGA
- a CDS encoding dihydrolipoamide acetyltransferase family protein — protein sequence MPTLGMDMQEATIVRWLVCEGDEVQKGEPVLEIDTDKTTFEVEAPESGTLSNLTGKEGETLPVGAFLAYVLAPGEEVPQKEGEDKEEGHQEEGQQNEQEEEGSLVPDASPEIPPDEPLSPEPGAPVPEEVSPEEVSPEEVSSAGSGPSAEAGLSEDGSGAVGGPASAPSVPPPAAGKGLRASPAARRLAAERGVDISSVAGSGPAGRVYLSDVLAFEATTTAPAATPEQGEQEEQEVSREELPSREASPKATSREGAAAGAATSSGVAAEVLEEGIRREPLTQVRRIGAKRTQRSFSEVPHFYLRREMDAGALVLLRERLKEKLGERPEAVGVVPSLNDLVAFAVSRTLADHPRLRARFDEERGELVVHERVNLGIAAATERGLVVPVVRDAGSLRLLELAKRTRELLGKAREGKLAREELSGGTFTISNLGMMGIDSFDAIVNQPEAAILAVGQLRTVPRWNGGTWVPKEVISMTLSVDHRVADGADGARFLADLQDGLSNWELLI from the coding sequence GTGCCTACCCTGGGCATGGACATGCAGGAGGCGACGATCGTCAGGTGGCTTGTCTGTGAGGGGGATGAGGTGCAAAAGGGCGAGCCCGTCCTTGAGATAGACACCGACAAGACAACCTTTGAGGTCGAGGCTCCGGAGTCGGGCACCCTCTCAAACCTTACGGGCAAGGAGGGCGAGACCCTGCCGGTGGGGGCCTTTCTTGCCTACGTGCTCGCTCCGGGGGAGGAGGTGCCGCAAAAGGAAGGGGAGGATAAGGAAGAGGGGCACCAAGAGGAGGGCCAGCAGAACGAGCAGGAAGAAGAGGGCTCGCTTGTTCCGGACGCCTCTCCTGAGATCCCGCCCGATGAGCCGCTCTCTCCGGAGCCCGGCGCTCCGGTGCCCGAGGAGGTCTCACCCGAGGAGGTCTCACCCGAGGAGGTCTCTTCTGCTGGGAGCGGGCCGTCGGCAGAGGCGGGGCTTTCTGAGGACGGGAGCGGCGCTGTCGGGGGGCCTGCTTCTGCTCCTTCTGTTCCTCCTCCTGCGGCTGGCAAGGGGCTTAGGGCTTCTCCTGCGGCAAGGAGGCTCGCTGCAGAACGCGGGGTGGACATCTCTTCGGTGGCGGGCTCGGGTCCGGCCGGCAGGGTCTACCTCTCTGATGTGCTTGCCTTCGAGGCTACTACTACTGCTCCTGCTGCTACTCCGGAGCAGGGGGAGCAAGAGGAGCAAGAGGTGTCTCGGGAGGAGCTTCCGTCCCGGGAGGCTTCCCCGAAAGCTACGTCAAGGGAGGGTGCCGCCGCGGGTGCAGCTACGAGCTCGGGGGTGGCGGCTGAGGTCCTTGAGGAGGGTATTCGGCGGGAGCCTCTTACGCAGGTGAGGAGGATCGGGGCGAAGAGAACCCAGAGGAGCTTCTCAGAGGTCCCGCACTTCTACCTCAGGCGCGAGATGGACGCAGGGGCGCTTGTTCTGCTGCGCGAGCGCCTAAAGGAGAAGCTCGGGGAGCGTCCCGAGGCCGTCGGCGTTGTGCCGTCCCTGAACGACCTTGTTGCGTTTGCCGTCTCAAGGACGCTTGCCGACCATCCGCGCCTGAGGGCCCGCTTCGATGAGGAGAGGGGCGAGCTTGTTGTCCACGAGCGGGTGAACCTGGGCATTGCGGCGGCCACGGAGCGGGGGCTTGTGGTGCCGGTGGTGAGGGACGCGGGCTCCTTGCGCCTCCTTGAGCTTGCAAAGAGGACGAGGGAGCTTCTCGGCAAGGCCCGGGAGGGCAAGCTCGCACGAGAGGAGCTCTCGGGCGGGACGTTCACCATCTCAAACCTCGGCATGATGGGCATAGACTCTTTCGATGCAATAGTGAACCAGCCCGAGGCCGCTATCCTTGCCGTCGGACAACTCAGGACCGTCCCGCGCTGGAACGGCGGGACGTGGGTTCCAAAGGAGGTGATCTCCATGACGCTCTCGGTGGATCACCGGGTGGCCGACGGGGCCGACGGGGCCAGGTTCCTCGCCGACCTCCAGGACGGCCTCTCCAACTGGGAGCTCTTGATCTGA